One genomic window of Methyloceanibacter sp. wino2 includes the following:
- a CDS encoding methanol/ethanol family PQQ-dependent dehydrogenase, which translates to MRRFHSIGGYVSASCVALALGGLLAGAANANDRLVEMAKNPENYVMPGLDYTADNYSEMDQINTGNVKDLRVAWTFSTGLLNGHEGTPLVVDGVMYVNSSFPNNVYALDLKNPGKIKWQYKPKQDPAARAVACCDLVNRGLAYWPTDDKGKTPNLILSNQLDGHVVALNADTGEMYWKVENSDIKVGSTLTVAPYVVKDMVIVGSSGAELGVRGYATAYNVKTGEQVWRRYATGPDAEIGIGDDFNKDNPQYGQKGLGLATWEGDAWKIGGGTNWGWYAYDPSLDLIYYGSGNPSPWNETMRPGDNKWTMTIMARNADDGMLKWGYQKTPHDEWDYAGVNVMMLSDQKIDGKDLKLVTHPDRNGIIYTLNRVNGDLVRADFLDDTVNVWTHVDMKTGIPVRNPEYGTRMDHKGKDICPSAMGYHDQAHDSYDPERGLFYLAINHICMDWEPFMLPYRAGQFFVGATLSMYPGPKGDRANYLGLGQVKAYSAPEGKYKWSVMERFAAWGGTLATKGGVMFYPTLDGYLKARNSDTGELLWKFKMPSGGIGYPMTYEHDGTQYVAVYYGVGGWPGVGLVFDLQDPTAGLGAVGAFRNLQNWTQQGGGLLVFSLDGKGPYSEDVNLDEYSTEIITDGT; encoded by the coding sequence ATGAGGAGATTTCACAGTATCGGTGGGTATGTGTCGGCGTCATGCGTCGCGCTGGCCCTCGGTGGCCTTCTAGCAGGGGCCGCCAACGCCAACGACCGTCTGGTCGAAATGGCGAAGAATCCAGAAAACTACGTCATGCCGGGTCTTGACTACACGGCGGACAACTACAGTGAGATGGATCAGATCAACACGGGGAACGTTAAGGACCTTCGTGTTGCTTGGACCTTCTCGACGGGTCTGCTGAATGGTCACGAAGGCACGCCGCTCGTGGTCGATGGCGTGATGTACGTCAACAGTTCTTTCCCGAACAACGTCTATGCCCTGGACCTCAAGAATCCGGGCAAGATCAAATGGCAGTACAAGCCGAAGCAGGATCCTGCGGCCCGTGCCGTGGCTTGCTGCGACCTGGTCAATCGTGGTCTCGCCTACTGGCCGACCGACGATAAGGGCAAGACGCCGAACCTCATCCTCTCCAACCAGTTGGATGGCCATGTGGTGGCGCTGAATGCTGACACGGGTGAGATGTACTGGAAGGTCGAGAACTCCGACATCAAGGTCGGCTCGACGCTTACGGTTGCACCTTATGTCGTCAAGGACATGGTCATTGTCGGGTCGTCGGGCGCTGAGCTCGGTGTGCGCGGCTATGCCACCGCATACAACGTCAAGACCGGCGAGCAGGTCTGGCGCCGTTATGCCACGGGTCCGGACGCCGAAATCGGCATTGGCGACGACTTCAACAAGGACAACCCCCAATACGGTCAGAAGGGTCTCGGCCTTGCGACTTGGGAAGGCGATGCCTGGAAGATCGGCGGCGGCACCAACTGGGGTTGGTATGCCTACGATCCGTCTTTGGACCTGATCTACTACGGCTCGGGTAACCCCTCGCCGTGGAACGAGACGATGCGTCCGGGCGACAACAAGTGGACCATGACCATCATGGCCCGCAACGCCGACGACGGCATGCTCAAGTGGGGGTATCAGAAGACCCCGCATGACGAGTGGGACTACGCCGGCGTCAACGTGATGATGCTCTCCGATCAGAAGATCGATGGCAAAGACCTCAAGCTGGTCACCCATCCGGACCGGAACGGCATCATCTACACGCTGAACCGCGTCAACGGCGACCTTGTCCGTGCCGACTTCCTGGATGACACCGTCAACGTTTGGACGCATGTCGACATGAAGACGGGTATTCCGGTTCGTAATCCGGAATACGGCACGCGCATGGACCACAAGGGCAAGGACATCTGCCCGTCGGCCATGGGCTACCACGACCAAGCCCACGACTCGTACGATCCGGAGCGGGGTCTCTTCTACCTCGCCATCAACCACATCTGCATGGATTGGGAGCCCTTCATGCTTCCCTACCGCGCCGGCCAGTTCTTTGTCGGTGCCACCCTGTCGATGTACCCGGGTCCGAAGGGCGACCGCGCCAACTATCTTGGCCTCGGTCAGGTCAAGGCCTACAGCGCGCCTGAGGGCAAGTACAAGTGGTCGGTCATGGAGCGCTTCGCTGCTTGGGGCGGCACGCTCGCGACCAAGGGCGGTGTGATGTTCTATCCCACCCTCGACGGCTACCTCAAAGCCCGCAACTCCGACACCGGCGAGCTTCTCTGGAAGTTCAAGATGCCGTCTGGCGGAATCGGCTATCCGATGACCTATGAGCACGACGGCACGCAGTATGTCGCAGTGTACTACGGCGTCGGCGGCTGGCCGGGTGTTGGCCTGGTGTTCGACCTCCAGGATCCGACCGCTGGTCTCGGTGCCGTGGGTGCGTTCCGCAACCTGCAGAACTGGACCCAGCAGGGCGGTGGCCTTCTGGTCTTCTCGCTCGACGGCAAAGGCCCGTACAGCGAGGACGTGAATCTCGACGAGTACTCGACCGAGATCATCACGGACGGAACCTAG
- a CDS encoding histidine kinase, producing the protein MAKLLNAIWYDRTIRAQFMIAIGVINVIALLIVGVIFVANANKATRVEMDASVELAKNFVRVAIQSLSPNTRAEDISKNVDQLSSRLRIGNLRHVRIYMADATGALVQLSPVPNATRDPGLPPPAPRWFEALVAPDVAPSTVSVVHSAKTAGSIVMVEMPVLDGPRTWDLGTVVIAGEPSDEVAEVWADLTALAPVVGLINILVLATLYLVLGRLLDPMANVAKGLSRLEDGDYGTRLTPPRVMELGAIASSFNRLAATLGRTRSENGRLYGQLVTVQEEERREIANELHDEASPCLFGIMANAMSAQRLVEQPTKESAAELGEHLTEILKITDRLKHMNRVMLKKLRPVAVDHVALSELARELVGELQNRYPDVDITPSLRTRGERYGELVDLTIYRCIQEGVTNAIRHGNARAIRVDLFDKRPKRGARLLHLLIQDDGKGVSPGTSLGFGLTAMRERVQALSGTWQIENVSSKGTLLKIVIPVTAALAKTKAAAPRILDDTEVT; encoded by the coding sequence ATGGCTAAGCTACTGAATGCGATCTGGTACGATCGGACAATCCGCGCCCAGTTCATGATCGCCATCGGCGTCATCAACGTCATCGCGCTCTTGATCGTTGGCGTGATCTTCGTCGCCAATGCCAACAAGGCGACGCGGGTCGAGATGGATGCCTCGGTCGAGCTGGCCAAGAATTTCGTACGGGTCGCCATCCAATCGCTGTCGCCGAACACGCGTGCCGAGGATATCTCCAAGAACGTGGACCAGCTCTCAAGCCGGCTTCGCATCGGCAATCTCCGGCACGTGCGCATCTACATGGCCGACGCGACCGGCGCCTTGGTGCAGCTGTCGCCCGTACCCAACGCAACGCGTGACCCGGGACTTCCGCCGCCCGCGCCGCGCTGGTTCGAAGCCCTCGTCGCACCCGACGTCGCGCCAAGTACCGTCAGCGTGGTCCACTCGGCAAAAACGGCCGGCTCGATCGTGATGGTGGAGATGCCGGTTCTCGACGGGCCACGCACCTGGGATCTCGGCACCGTGGTGATTGCCGGCGAACCTTCCGACGAAGTCGCGGAGGTCTGGGCCGACCTGACGGCCCTCGCCCCTGTCGTCGGCCTGATCAATATCCTGGTTCTCGCGACACTCTATCTCGTGCTGGGGCGGCTGCTCGATCCGATGGCGAACGTCGCGAAAGGTCTGTCGCGGCTCGAGGACGGCGATTACGGCACCCGCCTCACCCCACCGCGCGTCATGGAACTTGGCGCGATCGCATCGAGCTTCAACCGGCTCGCGGCAACGCTGGGGCGCACGCGCTCGGAGAACGGGCGGCTCTACGGCCAGCTCGTCACCGTCCAGGAAGAAGAGCGGCGGGAGATCGCCAACGAGCTGCATGACGAGGCGAGCCCGTGCCTGTTCGGGATCATGGCCAACGCCATGTCGGCGCAACGGCTCGTCGAACAACCGACGAAAGAGTCCGCTGCAGAACTCGGCGAACACTTGACGGAGATCCTGAAAATCACCGACCGGCTCAAGCACATGAACCGGGTCATGCTTAAGAAGCTGCGCCCGGTCGCGGTCGACCACGTGGCTCTGTCGGAGCTGGCGCGCGAGCTTGTCGGGGAACTTCAGAACCGGTATCCGGACGTAGACATCACCCCGTCCTTGCGGACACGGGGCGAGCGCTATGGCGAGTTGGTCGACCTGACCATCTACCGCTGTATTCAGGAAGGCGTCACCAACGCGATCCGGCACGGCAATGCACGAGCCATTCGTGTGGACCTGTTCGACAAGCGTCCCAAGCGCGGCGCCAGGCTCCTGCACCTTCTTATTCAAGACGACGGCAAAGGCGTGTCGCCCGGCACGTCTCTCGGCTTTGGGCTGACGGCCATGCGCGAACGCGTGCAGGCCCTGTCCGGCACCTGGCAGATCGAGAACGTGTCATCGAAAGGCACGTTGCTGAAGATCGTCATTCCAGTCACCGCGGCGCTGGCGAAGACCAAAGCCGCCGCACCCAGAATACTCGACGACACCGAGGTTACATAA
- a CDS encoding response regulator transcription factor — translation MQVLVIDDHPIVLEGCKQLLKFAGAKKIVQTESLAEGFQLYRSKKPDVIIVDLAMRTGALGGLSFIRRLRLHDSRTPVLVFSMHSDPFIVSQALKLGANGYILKDTSGDEIVKAFDAIRNGVPYLSHELASNIAFMEARGHTKNPLHAITERELQILSLLAEGKSYAQIASDLHVSYKTIANTCSQLKSKLRVQSLPELMRLAIENLPSVPGRSLKQ, via the coding sequence ATGCAGGTTCTCGTAATCGACGACCATCCCATCGTGCTGGAGGGCTGCAAGCAGCTCCTCAAGTTCGCAGGGGCAAAAAAAATCGTGCAGACGGAAAGTCTCGCGGAAGGGTTTCAGCTCTACCGCAGCAAGAAGCCGGACGTCATCATCGTGGACTTGGCGATGCGCACCGGCGCGCTTGGCGGGCTGTCCTTCATCCGGCGCCTGCGCCTGCATGACAGCCGCACGCCCGTTCTCGTGTTCAGCATGCACAGCGATCCCTTCATCGTGTCGCAGGCGCTGAAGCTCGGCGCCAACGGCTACATCCTGAAGGACACGTCAGGCGACGAGATCGTCAAGGCGTTCGACGCCATCCGCAACGGCGTTCCGTATCTGAGCCATGAGCTCGCCTCCAACATCGCTTTCATGGAGGCGCGCGGGCACACTAAGAACCCGCTGCACGCGATCACGGAGCGTGAACTGCAGATCCTGTCGCTGTTGGCAGAAGGCAAGTCCTACGCTCAGATCGCCTCGGACCTCCACGTGAGCTACAAGACGATCGCGAATACCTGCAGCCAGCTGAAGTCCAAGCTGCGGGTGCAGTCTCTGCCCGAGCTCATGCGGCTCGCGATCGAGAACCTTCCGTCCGTGCCCGGACGAAGCTTGAAGCAGTAG